In Pseudomonas sp. GCEP-101, one DNA window encodes the following:
- a CDS encoding flagellar motor protein, which yields MDVLSLVGLILALVAIIGGNFLEGGHVGALANGPAALIVVGGTLAAALLQTPVAVLKRAVTMLRWMVLPPKVDLVGGINHVVGWSMTARKEGLLGLETVADAERDPYARKGLQLLVDGTEPEAIRSILEVDLYNQESRDLAAAKVFEAMGGYSPTIGIIGAVMGLIHVMGNLADPSQLGNGIAVAFVATIYGVGLANLLLLPIGHKLKSIVLRQSCYREMLMEGLLSIAEGENPRSIELKLQGFVG from the coding sequence ATGGATGTCCTCAGCCTGGTCGGCCTGATCCTCGCGCTGGTTGCCATCATCGGTGGCAACTTCCTCGAGGGCGGGCACGTCGGTGCCCTGGCCAACGGCCCGGCGGCGCTGATCGTGGTGGGCGGCACCCTCGCCGCCGCGCTGTTGCAGACCCCGGTCGCGGTGCTCAAGCGCGCCGTGACCATGCTGCGCTGGATGGTCCTGCCGCCCAAGGTGGACCTGGTCGGCGGCATCAACCATGTGGTCGGCTGGAGCATGACGGCGCGCAAGGAAGGCCTGCTGGGCCTGGAAACCGTCGCCGACGCCGAGCGCGACCCCTACGCGCGCAAGGGCCTGCAACTGCTGGTGGACGGCACCGAGCCCGAAGCCATCCGCAGCATCCTCGAAGTCGACCTGTACAACCAGGAAAGCCGCGACCTGGCCGCCGCCAAGGTGTTCGAGGCCATGGGCGGCTACTCGCCGACCATCGGCATCATCGGCGCGGTGATGGGCCTGATCCACGTCATGGGCAACCTCGCCGACCCGAGCCAGCTGGGCAACGGCATCGCCGTCGCCTTCGTCGCCACCATCTATGGCGTGGGCCTGGCCAACCTGTTGCTGCTGCCCATTGGCCACAAGCTGAAAAGCATCGTGCTGCGCCAGTCCTGCTACCGCGAGATGCTCATGGAGGGGCTGCTGTCCATCGCCGAGGGCGAAAACCCGCGTTCCATCGAGCTGAAGCTGCAAGGCTTCGTCGGCTAA
- a CDS encoding protein-glutamate methylesterase/protein-glutamine glutaminase — protein MAVKVLVVDDSGFFRRRVSEILSGDPQIQVVGTATNGREAIDQALALKPDVITMDYEMPLMDGITAVRTIMQRCPTPVLMFSSLTHEGARVTLDALDAGAVDYLPKNFEDISRNPDKVRQLLCEKVHTIAKSNRRFASYSSYSSNPAAPASTSTAGTARPAAPASPGGSHAPAAPAPATSSAPKRKPYRLVAIGTSTGGPVALQRVLTQLPANFPAPLVLIQHMPAAFTKAFAERLDKLCKITVKEAEDGDLLRPGVALLAPGGKQMMIDARGAIRILPGDERLNYKPCVDVTFGSASKAYGDKVLAVVLTGMGADGREGARMLKQGGAQVWAQDEASCVIYGMPMAIAKAGLADAVYSLDDIGRHLTEACG, from the coding sequence ATGGCTGTCAAAGTCCTGGTGGTGGACGATTCGGGGTTCTTCCGCCGCCGTGTCTCGGAGATTCTTTCGGGCGACCCGCAGATCCAGGTGGTCGGTACGGCCACCAACGGCCGCGAGGCGATCGATCAGGCGCTGGCGCTCAAGCCCGACGTGATCACCATGGACTACGAGATGCCGCTGATGGACGGCATCACCGCCGTGCGGACCATCATGCAGCGCTGCCCGACGCCGGTCCTGATGTTCTCCTCGCTGACCCACGAGGGCGCCCGGGTGACCCTGGACGCGCTGGACGCCGGCGCGGTGGATTACCTGCCGAAGAATTTCGAGGACATCTCGCGCAACCCGGACAAGGTCCGCCAGTTGCTCTGCGAGAAGGTCCATACCATTGCCAAGAGCAATCGTCGCTTCGCGTCCTACTCGTCGTATTCGTCGAACCCGGCCGCGCCGGCTTCGACGTCTACTGCCGGCACCGCGCGCCCGGCCGCTCCTGCTTCGCCGGGCGGCAGCCACGCGCCGGCCGCTCCGGCGCCGGCGACCTCCTCCGCCCCAAAGCGTAAGCCCTACCGGCTGGTAGCCATCGGCACGTCGACCGGTGGGCCGGTGGCGCTGCAGCGGGTCCTGACCCAGCTGCCTGCCAACTTCCCCGCGCCGCTGGTGCTGATCCAGCACATGCCGGCGGCCTTCACCAAGGCCTTCGCCGAACGCCTGGACAAGCTCTGCAAGATCACCGTCAAGGAAGCCGAGGATGGCGACCTGCTGCGTCCCGGCGTGGCCCTGCTGGCTCCCGGCGGCAAGCAGATGATGATCGACGCCCGCGGTGCGATCCGCATCCTCCCCGGTGACGAACGCCTGAACTACAAGCCCTGCGTGGACGTGACCTTCGGTTCCGCGTCCAAGGCCTACGGCGACAAGGTGCTGGCGGTGGTCCTCACCGGCATGGGCGCCGACGGCCGCGAAGGCGCGCGCATGCTCAAGCAGGGCGGCGCCCAGGTGTGGGCCCAGGATGAGGCCAGCTGCGTGATCTACGGCATGCCCATGGCCATCGCCAAGGCGGGCCTGGCCGACGCGGTGTACAGCCTGGACGACATCGGCCGGCACCTGACCGAGGCCTGCGGCTGA
- a CDS encoding chemotaxis protein CheA translates to MSFDADDEILQDFLVEAGEILEQLSEQLVELESRPDDMDLLNAIFRGFHTVKGGAGFLQLNALVECCHIAENVFDMLRKGERRVDAELMDVMLQALDTVNVMFQQVRDAQEPTPATPELLAALSRLADPDAAPAEAPAAEPVVEPAPAAAAAYGDITDAEFEQLMDALEPAAEAPAAPVGAGGDDITDDEFEALLDQLHGKGQFSAGAKEPAKAAPAPAAEAPAGGDEISDDEFEALLDQLHGKGQFTGAKEEAPAPAEAAAEKKAEQAPAPGGDDNITDDEFEKLLDELHGKGQFTGAKEEPAAAKPAAPAPAPKPAAAPAPAAAAAKPAAAKPAAAAPAEKPASEAETTVRVDTARLDEIMNMVGELVLVRNRLVRLGLNSGDEAMAKAVSNLDVVTADLQSSVMKTRMQPIKKVFGRFPRQVRDLARNLKKEINLELIGEETDLDKNLVEALADPLVHLVRNAVDHGIEGPDEREAAGKSRSGKVVLSAEQEGDHILLSISDDGKGMDPDVLRAKAVEKGLLDKDAADRLSESDCYNLIFAPGFSTKTEISDVSGRGVGMDVVKTKISQLNGIINIYSTKGQGSKIVIKVPLTLAIMPTLMVMLGNQAFAFPLVNVNEIFHLDLSNTNVVDGQEVVIVRDKALPLFYLKRWLVPGAQHDEPGEGHVVILSVGTQRIGFVVDQLVGQEEVVIKPLGKMLQGTPGMAGATITGDGRIALILDVPSMLKRYARRI, encoded by the coding sequence ATGAGCTTCGACGCCGATGACGAGATCCTCCAGGACTTCCTGGTGGAGGCCGGCGAGATCCTCGAGCAACTGTCCGAGCAACTGGTCGAGCTGGAAAGCCGCCCGGATGACATGGACCTGCTCAATGCCATCTTCCGTGGGTTCCACACCGTCAAGGGTGGGGCGGGCTTCCTCCAGCTGAACGCGCTGGTGGAGTGCTGCCACATCGCTGAAAACGTCTTCGACATGCTGCGCAAGGGCGAACGCCGCGTGGATGCCGAGCTGATGGACGTGATGCTGCAGGCGCTGGATACCGTCAATGTGATGTTCCAGCAGGTGCGGGATGCGCAGGAGCCGACGCCGGCCACGCCCGAGCTGCTCGCTGCCCTGTCGCGCCTGGCCGATCCGGATGCCGCGCCGGCCGAAGCTCCGGCCGCCGAGCCCGTCGTCGAACCCGCGCCGGCGGCTGCGGCAGCCTATGGCGACATCACCGACGCCGAGTTCGAGCAACTGATGGATGCGCTCGAGCCCGCCGCCGAAGCGCCCGCGGCGCCCGTGGGCGCCGGTGGCGACGACATCACCGACGACGAATTCGAAGCGCTTCTCGACCAGTTGCACGGCAAGGGCCAGTTCAGCGCTGGCGCCAAGGAGCCGGCCAAGGCTGCTCCGGCGCCGGCCGCCGAAGCGCCGGCCGGTGGCGACGAGATCAGCGACGACGAGTTCGAAGCGCTGCTCGACCAGTTGCATGGCAAGGGCCAGTTCACCGGCGCCAAGGAGGAAGCCCCGGCTCCCGCCGAAGCGGCTGCCGAGAAGAAAGCCGAGCAAGCGCCGGCACCTGGCGGCGACGACAACATCACCGACGACGAATTCGAGAAGCTGCTCGACGAGTTGCACGGCAAGGGCCAGTTCACCGGCGCGAAGGAAGAGCCAGCGGCGGCCAAGCCGGCGGCGCCAGCCCCCGCGCCCAAGCCTGCTGCGGCGCCGGCACCGGCTGCTGCGGCGGCCAAACCTGCCGCTGCCAAGCCTGCTGCCGCCGCGCCCGCCGAGAAGCCGGCCAGCGAAGCGGAAACCACCGTGCGCGTGGACACCGCCCGCCTGGACGAGATCATGAACATGGTCGGCGAACTGGTGCTGGTGCGTAACCGCCTGGTGCGCCTGGGCCTGAACAGCGGCGACGAGGCGATGGCCAAGGCCGTCTCCAACCTCGACGTGGTGACCGCCGACCTGCAGTCGTCGGTCATGAAGACCCGCATGCAGCCGATCAAGAAGGTCTTCGGCCGCTTCCCGCGCCAGGTCCGCGATCTGGCGCGCAACCTGAAGAAAGAGATCAACCTCGAGCTGATCGGCGAAGAGACCGACCTGGACAAGAACCTGGTCGAGGCCCTGGCCGACCCGCTGGTGCACCTGGTGCGCAACGCGGTCGACCACGGCATCGAAGGCCCCGACGAGCGAGAGGCCGCCGGCAAGTCGCGTTCGGGCAAGGTGGTGCTGTCCGCCGAACAGGAAGGCGACCACATCCTGCTGTCGATCTCCGACGACGGCAAAGGCATGGACCCGGACGTGCTGCGCGCCAAGGCGGTGGAGAAGGGGCTGCTGGACAAGGATGCGGCCGATCGCCTGTCCGAGTCCGACTGCTACAACCTGATCTTCGCCCCCGGCTTCTCGACCAAGACCGAGATCTCCGACGTCTCCGGCCGCGGTGTCGGCATGGACGTGGTGAAGACCAAGATTTCCCAGCTCAACGGGATCATCAACATCTACTCGACCAAGGGCCAGGGCTCGAAGATCGTCATCAAGGTCCCGCTGACCCTGGCGATCATGCCGACCCTGATGGTGATGCTGGGCAACCAGGCCTTCGCCTTCCCGCTGGTCAACGTCAACGAGATCTTCCACCTAGACCTCTCCAACACCAACGTGGTGGACGGCCAGGAAGTGGTGATCGTCCGCGACAAGGCCCTGCCGTTGTTCTACCTCAAGCGCTGGCTGGTGCCAGGTGCGCAGCATGACGAGCCGGGCGAGGGCCACGTGGTGATCCTCTCCGTGGGCACCCAGCGCATCGGCTTCGTGGTCGACCAGCTGGTGGGCCAGGAAGAGGTGGTGATCAAGCCGCTGGGCAAGATGCTGCAAGGCACGCCGGGCATGGCGGGGGCGACCATCACCGGGGACGGGCGCATCGCGCTGATCCTCGACGTGCCGAGCATGCTCAAGCGCTACGCCCGTCGTATCTGA
- a CDS encoding protein phosphatase CheZ, with product MDFNESAGDFESTLKKHARELVDCLEQGDVQTAVQLISELNQARDRGLYQEVGKLTRELHNAIVNFQIDPNSRHAEEMSQIADATDRLSYVVTMTEKAANRTMDLVEECTPVVMHIETQAKELQEDWSRFMRRELGPEAFRELAKRVEQFLYISAQDSRKLSAHLNDILLAQDFQDLTGQVIKRVTKLVTEVESNLVKLVWMAGQVDRYAGIEHDHDSMRDAVEKERSAKGEGPQIAADTRKDVVSGQDDVDDLLSSLGF from the coding sequence ATGGATTTCAACGAATCCGCGGGTGACTTCGAGTCGACCCTGAAAAAACACGCGCGCGAATTGGTCGACTGCCTCGAGCAGGGCGACGTTCAGACCGCCGTGCAGCTGATCTCCGAGCTCAACCAGGCGCGTGATCGCGGGCTCTACCAGGAGGTAGGCAAGCTCACCCGCGAATTGCACAACGCCATCGTCAACTTCCAGATCGACCCCAACTCCCGGCACGCCGAGGAGATGTCGCAGATCGCCGATGCAACCGACCGCCTGTCCTACGTGGTGACGATGACCGAGAAAGCGGCCAATCGCACCATGGACCTGGTGGAGGAGTGCACCCCGGTGGTGATGCACATCGAGACCCAGGCCAAGGAGCTGCAGGAAGACTGGTCGCGCTTCATGCGCCGCGAGCTGGGCCCCGAGGCCTTCCGCGAGCTGGCCAAGCGCGTCGAGCAGTTCCTCTACATCAGCGCCCAGGACAGCCGCAAGCTCTCCGCGCACCTGAACGACATCCTGCTGGCGCAGGACTTCCAGGACCTCACCGGGCAAGTGATCAAGCGCGTCACCAAGCTGGTGACCGAGGTCGAGTCGAACCTGGTGAAGCTGGTCTGGATGGCAGGGCAGGTCGATCGCTACGCCGGCATCGAGCATGACCACGACAGCATGCGCGACGCGGTGGAAAAAGAAAGATCGGCCAAGGGTGAAGGTCCGCAGATTGCTGCCGATACAAGAAAAGACGTCGTGTCCGGTCAGGACGATGTCGACGACCTGTTATCCAGCCTTGGTTTTTAA
- a CDS encoding chemotaxis response regulator CheY — protein sequence MKILIVDDFSTMRRIIKNLLRDLGFTNTAEADDGTTALPMLHSGNFDFLVTDWNMPGMTGIDLLRAVRADERLKHLPVLMVTAEAKRDQIIEAAQAGVNGYVVKPFTAQVLKEKIEKIFERVGS from the coding sequence ATGAAAATTCTCATCGTGGACGACTTTTCCACGATGAGGCGCATCATCAAGAACCTCCTGCGAGACCTGGGGTTCACCAACACCGCAGAGGCCGACGACGGCACCACTGCGCTGCCGATGCTGCACAGCGGCAACTTCGACTTCCTCGTTACCGACTGGAACATGCCCGGCATGACCGGGATCGACCTGCTCCGTGCGGTCCGCGCCGACGAGCGCCTCAAGCACCTGCCGGTGCTGATGGTCACCGCCGAAGCCAAGCGCGACCAGATCATCGAAGCGGCCCAGGCCGGGGTCAACGGCTATGTGGTCAAGCCTTTCACCGCTCAGGTGCTGAAAGAAAAGATCGAGAAGATTTTCGAGCGGGTCGGCAGCTGA
- the fliA gene encoding RNA polymerase sigma factor FliA yields MTAASGARMYSKAQAHNSQELLIQKHAPLVKRIAYHLLGRLPASVQVEDLMQAGMIGLLEAAKKYDAGKGASFETYAGIRIRGAMLDEVRKGDWAPRSVHRNTRMVSDAIRAVEARTGRDAKDQEVAAELNMSLEDYYGILSDTQGSRLYSFDDMLQDGEQSGGLAEDASHHDNEPSHGLEDERFQAALADAITKLPERERLVLALYYDEELNLKEIGEVLGVSESRVSQLHSQCAARLRSRLAEWRAR; encoded by the coding sequence ATGACCGCGGCCTCCGGAGCGCGTATGTACAGCAAGGCGCAGGCGCACAACTCCCAGGAACTGCTGATCCAGAAGCATGCCCCGCTGGTGAAGCGTATCGCCTACCACCTGCTCGGCCGCCTGCCGGCCAGCGTGCAGGTGGAAGACCTGATGCAGGCCGGCATGATCGGCCTGCTGGAGGCGGCGAAGAAATACGACGCGGGCAAGGGCGCGAGCTTCGAGACCTACGCCGGCATCCGCATCCGCGGCGCCATGCTCGACGAGGTGCGCAAGGGCGACTGGGCCCCGCGTTCGGTGCACCGCAACACCCGCATGGTCAGCGACGCCATCCGCGCCGTCGAGGCGCGCACCGGACGCGACGCTAAAGATCAGGAGGTTGCTGCCGAACTCAATATGAGCCTCGAAGATTATTACGGCATCCTCAGCGACACCCAGGGCAGCCGTCTGTACAGCTTCGACGACATGTTGCAGGACGGCGAACAAAGTGGCGGCCTTGCCGAAGACGCATCGCACCACGACAACGAGCCGTCCCACGGGCTGGAGGACGAACGCTTCCAGGCGGCGCTGGCCGACGCCATCACCAAGCTGCCCGAGCGCGAGCGGCTGGTGCTGGCCCTGTACTACGACGAGGAACTCAACCTCAAGGAGATCGGCGAAGTACTGGGCGTCAGCGAATCCCGGGTCAGCCAGTTGCACAGCCAGTGCGCCGCGCGCTTGCGTTCGCGTCTGGCGGAGTGGCGCGCTCGCTGA
- the fleN gene encoding flagellar synthesis regulator FleN produces MGMHPVQVIAVTGGKGGVGKTNVSVNLSLALADLGRRVMLLDADLGLANVDVLLGLSPKRTLADVIEGECDLRDVILQGPGGIRIVPAASGTQSMVHLTPMQHAGLIQAFSDISDNIDVLVVDTAAGIGDSVVSFVRAAQEVLLVVCDEPTSITDAYALIKLLNRDYGMTRFRVLANMAHSPQEGRNLFAKLTKVTDRFLDVALQYVGAIPYDESVRKAVQKQRSVYEAFPRSKASLAFRAVAQKVDSWPLPANPRGHLEFFVERLVQHPTGSAV; encoded by the coding sequence ATGGGCATGCATCCCGTTCAGGTAATCGCAGTCACCGGTGGCAAGGGTGGCGTGGGCAAGACCAACGTGTCGGTGAACCTGTCGCTGGCGCTGGCCGACCTGGGTCGCCGCGTCATGCTGCTGGACGCCGACCTGGGCCTGGCCAACGTCGACGTGCTGCTGGGCCTGTCGCCCAAGCGCACGCTGGCCGACGTGATCGAAGGCGAATGCGACCTGCGTGACGTGATCCTCCAGGGCCCGGGCGGTATCCGCATCGTTCCGGCGGCCTCGGGCACCCAGAGCATGGTCCACCTCACGCCGATGCAGCACGCCGGCCTGATCCAGGCCTTCAGCGACATCAGCGACAACATCGACGTGCTGGTGGTGGACACCGCCGCCGGCATCGGCGACTCGGTGGTGAGCTTCGTCCGCGCCGCGCAGGAAGTGCTGCTGGTCGTTTGCGATGAACCCACGTCCATCACCGATGCCTATGCTTTGATCAAGCTGCTCAACCGCGACTACGGCATGACCCGTTTCCGCGTGCTGGCGAACATGGCGCACAGCCCCCAGGAGGGCCGCAACCTGTTCGCCAAGCTGACCAAGGTCACCGACCGCTTCCTCGACGTGGCCCTGCAGTACGTGGGCGCCATTCCCTACGACGAGTCGGTGCGCAAGGCGGTGCAGAAGCAGCGTTCGGTGTATGAGGCGTTCCCGCGCAGCAAGGCGTCCCTGGCCTTCCGTGCGGTGGCGCAGAAGGTCGACAGCTGGCCGCTGCCGGCCAACCCTCGAGGGCACCTGGAGTTCTTCGTCGAGCGCCTGGTGCAACATCCCACGGGTTCGGCCGTATGA
- the flhF gene encoding flagellar biosynthesis protein FlhF produces the protein MQVKRFFAADMRQAMKLVRDELGPDASIIGNRRVAGGVELTAALDYQAPVAASKPNPALEAELRKTQAKIAQAKADLSAPTRAADGVRGDRQMYGTEKPRRSAAETLAAAMDAPVAPAPAAAGQQALEAMRFELNGLRELIEVQLGSIAWNQLQNQRPKQANLWRRLQRMGLPADLSRSLLERVASIADPKQAWRMLLAHLARSINTPEIDLLEQGGVIALVGPAGMGKTTTLAKLAARYVLKYGAQSIALVSMDSFRIGAQEQIKTLGRILNVPVTLVDPGQSLIQAMAPLARKRLVLIDTAGLPANDPALRMQLEALSSLSLNVKNYLVLAATSQSQVLKAAWQNYRSCGLAGCILTKLDEAGSLGEALALAISQHLPVAYLADGPKIPDDLHLARAHQLVSRAVSLQSPEEPCEDAMADLFAGLYQQPVRRAS, from the coding sequence ATGCAGGTAAAACGCTTCTTCGCCGCTGATATGCGTCAGGCCATGAAACTGGTCCGTGACGAGCTGGGCCCGGACGCCTCGATCATCGGCAATCGCCGTGTCGCTGGCGGCGTGGAACTGACCGCGGCGCTGGATTACCAGGCACCGGTGGCGGCCAGCAAGCCGAACCCGGCGCTGGAAGCCGAGCTGCGCAAGACCCAGGCGAAGATCGCCCAGGCCAAGGCCGACCTGTCGGCGCCGACCCGTGCCGCCGATGGCGTGCGCGGCGACCGTCAAATGTACGGCACCGAGAAGCCGCGCCGCAGCGCCGCCGAAACCCTCGCCGCCGCCATGGACGCACCGGTGGCCCCGGCGCCGGCCGCCGCTGGCCAGCAGGCGCTGGAGGCCATGCGCTTCGAGCTCAACGGCCTGCGTGAACTGATCGAAGTGCAGCTTGGCTCGATTGCCTGGAACCAGTTGCAGAACCAGCGTCCGAAGCAGGCCAACCTGTGGCGTCGCCTGCAGCGCATGGGCCTGCCGGCCGACCTGTCGCGCAGCCTGCTGGAGCGCGTGGCCTCTATCGCCGACCCGAAGCAGGCCTGGCGCATGCTGCTGGCGCACCTGGCACGCTCGATCAACACCCCGGAGATCGACCTGCTGGAGCAGGGCGGGGTGATCGCCCTGGTCGGCCCGGCCGGCATGGGCAAGACCACCACCCTGGCCAAGCTGGCTGCCCGCTACGTGCTGAAGTACGGCGCGCAGAGCATCGCCCTGGTGTCCATGGACAGCTTCCGCATCGGCGCGCAGGAGCAGATCAAGACTCTGGGCCGCATTCTCAATGTGCCGGTCACCCTGGTCGATCCGGGGCAGTCGCTGATCCAGGCCATGGCCCCGCTGGCGCGCAAGCGCCTGGTGCTGATCGATACCGCGGGCCTGCCGGCCAACGACCCGGCGCTGCGCATGCAGCTCGAGGCGCTGTCGTCGCTGAGCCTGAACGTGAAGAATTACCTGGTGCTGGCCGCGACCAGCCAGAGCCAGGTGCTCAAGGCCGCCTGGCAGAACTATCGTTCCTGTGGGCTGGCCGGGTGCATCCTGACCAAACTGGACGAAGCGGGCAGCCTCGGGGAAGCTCTGGCTCTGGCTATCAGCCAGCATCTCCCGGTAGCCTATCTGGCTGACGGGCCGAAGATCCCGGATGACCTGCACCTGGCACGCGCGCACCAACTGGTGAGCCGCGCGGTGAGCCTGCAGTCGCCGGAAGAGCCCTGCGAAGACGCCATGGCCGACCTGTTCGCCGGCCTTTACCAGCAGCCGGTGCGTCGCGCCAGCTGA